Proteins encoded together in one Lathyrus oleraceus cultivar Zhongwan6 chromosome 5, CAAS_Psat_ZW6_1.0, whole genome shotgun sequence window:
- the LOC127085467 gene encoding protein Asterix — MSSHGNDPRQPSAAKPYVAPVIAPQDLPIDYAGFIAVIFGVAGVMFRYKLSSWLALIFCAQSIANMRNVENDLKQVMMAMMFSLMGLITNYFGPPRPGGKQS; from the exons ATGTCATCTCATGGGAATGATCCACGTCAGCCATCGGCGGCGAAGCCATACGTAGCCCCGGTGATTGCTCCACAAGACCTTCCGATCGATTACGCCGGTTTCATCGCCGTCATATTCGGCGTCGCCGGTGTTATGTTCAGG TACAAGCTGAGTTCGTGGTTGGCTCTCATATTCTGTGCGCAATCCATTGCTAACATGAGGAATGTAGAAAACGATCTCAAACAAGTTATGATGGCTATGAT GTTTTCTTTAATGGGATTGATAACAAACTACTTTGGACCTCCTAGACCCGGTGGCAAGCAAAGCTGA